A DNA window from Armatimonadota bacterium contains the following coding sequences:
- a CDS encoding C4-type zinc ribbon domain-containing protein, whose translation MIVEDLYELQVLDSHLSRLERALAALDDGARVQELAERAAAEEAAVTAERRAKQSRLQDLELELQSVVEKRRRIEQDLYSGRIGNPKELSAMQADVDLLGRQRQRLEDEMLALMDELERLDERSGVLALQRQARQRELEDHLLRHQEQARAITAEIAAVRRAREAKAAAIDPEVLRRYERLRQRKDGVAVAAVTHGICEGCHVAIPEGRVAQILEGERLYTCEECGRILYVSG comes from the coding sequence ATGATTGTGGAGGACCTCTACGAACTACAGGTGCTCGACTCGCACCTGAGCCGGCTGGAGCGGGCGCTGGCCGCCCTCGATGACGGGGCGCGGGTGCAGGAGCTGGCCGAGCGGGCCGCGGCGGAAGAGGCGGCCGTGACCGCGGAGCGACGCGCCAAGCAGTCCCGGCTGCAGGACCTGGAGCTCGAGCTGCAGAGCGTAGTGGAGAAGCGCCGCAGGATCGAGCAGGACCTCTACAGCGGGCGGATCGGCAACCCCAAGGAGTTGAGCGCGATGCAGGCCGATGTCGACCTGCTGGGGCGCCAGCGGCAGCGCCTGGAGGACGAGATGCTGGCTCTCATGGACGAGCTCGAGCGTCTGGACGAGCGGAGCGGCGTGCTCGCCCTGCAACGGCAGGCGCGCCAGCGTGAACTGGAGGATCACCTGCTGCGGCATCAGGAGCAGGCCCGCGCGATCACCGCGGAGATCGCCGCCGTCCGCCGGGCGCGCGAGGCGAAGGCTGCAGCGATCGATCCCGAGGTCCTGCGCCGCTACGAGCGGTTACGCCAGCGGAAGGACGGCGTGGCCGTCGCTGCGGTAACCCACGGCATCTGCGAAGGGTGCCACGTGGCCATCCCCGAAGGACGCGTCGCCCAGATCCTGGAGGGAGAGCGGTTGTACACGTGCGAGGAGTGCGGGCGCATCCTCTATGTCTCCGGGTAG